In Danaus plexippus chromosome 17, MEX_DaPlex, whole genome shotgun sequence, one DNA window encodes the following:
- the LOC116771595 gene encoding glutathione S-transferase 2-like has product MENVKVIYFPLKGMAEGIRLILAHNGQEFEDVRIPHEEWPAMKPNTPFGQLPILEINGKQYAQTSAIVRYLGRKYGLGGNNVDEDFEIDQNMEFFNDLRSKGSALFYEKDEKRKAALREDLQKNYYPTALAKLNDIIAQNNGHLALGRLTWADFMFAGIYDSMKYIMQIPDIDEKYPMLVKLQQKVLSLPRVKEFCDRAPKSDF; this is encoded by the exons ATGGAGAATGTGAAAGTTATATACTTTCCCTTGAAGGGTATGGCCGAGGGTATACGCCTTATTCTGGCTCATAATGGCCAGGAATTTGAAGACGTAAGAATACCTCACGAGGAGTGGCCGGCTATGAAACCGA acACTCCTTTCGGTCAATTGCCCATTCTCGAGATCAATGGCAAGCAATACGCACAAACATCAGCCATCGTTCGTTATTTGGGAAGAAAATACGGACTTGGGGGAAATAATGTAGATGAGGACTTTGAGATCGATCAAAACATGGAGTTTTTTAATGACTTACGATCAA AGGGTAGCGCACTGTTCTACGAGAAAGACGAGAAGAGAAAAGCTGCACTAAGAGAGGACTTACAGAAAAACTATTATCCTACAGCGTTGGCAAAACTCAATGATATTATTGCTCAAAATAATGGTCACTTGGCTCTTGGCAGG TTGACTTGGGCCGACTTCATGTTCGCCGGTATATACGACtccatgaaatatattatgcaaATACCGGATATAGATGAAAAGTACCCGATGCTCGTGAAGTTGCAACAGAAAGTGCTCAGTCTACCGAGAGTCAAGGAGTTCTGTGACAGAGCCCCCAAATCCGATttctaa
- the LOC116771597 gene encoding glutathione S-transferase 2-like: protein MDNVKVLYFPLKAMAEGIRLILAYVGQDFEYVRISEEEWPSVKPNTPFGQVPVIEINGKRHAQTSSILRYLGKKHGLGGNNLEEDFEIDQVVDFFNDLRLRAASLHYEKDENKKAVLKQELYNNYFPEMFTRLNDIITRNNGYMAVGKLTWADFMFAGMYERIKVMLAMPDLDEKYPKFKKLEQTVLNLPKVKEYCANEPEYN, encoded by the exons ATGGACAATGTGAAGGTTTTATACTTTCCCTTGAAGGCTATGGCCGAAGGAATACGCCTTATTCTGGCGTATGTTGGCCAGGATTTTGAATATGTAAGGATATCTGAGGAGGAATGGCCCTCTGTAAAACCAA aTACACCCTTCGGTCAAGTACCAGTCATAGAGATCAATGGCAAGCGTCATGCACAAACCTCATCCATCCTGCGTTATTTGGGGAAAAAACACGGTCTCGGAGGAAATAATCTAGAAGAGGACTTTGAGATCGACCAAGTTGTGGACTTCTTTAATGATTTACGTTTAA gGGCGGCTTCTCTCCACTATGAAAaggatgaaaataaaaaagctgtATTGAAACAAGAACtctataataactattttccTGAAATGTTTACAAGGCTGAATGATATCATAACAAGAAATAACGGTTACATGGCCGTAGGAAAG TTGACTTGGGCCGACTTTATGTTTGCTGGTATGTACGAACGCATTAAAGTTATGCTCGCCATGCCTGATTTAGATGAGAAGTACCCGAAATTCAAGAAGCTGGAACAAACTGTTCTTAATCTACCAAAAGTCAAGGAGTACTGTGCTAATGAACCagaatataactaa